The Panicum virgatum strain AP13 chromosome 3N, P.virgatum_v5, whole genome shotgun sequence genome includes the window cgTGTGTTTCATtaccgttgtattatgatgtaaacttgatggttcacattatgtaatgcatttcttagttcttatttcttctcattatattaattaaatgtgtgctttttagtattctagtgacatgaaaatctccgaaaatattaaggacaagttcaaagatttcatagattcccggctacaactgcaaattaatggtaaaagttacaacacacagagttaagctctcaactgaaaatataaacaactaattgcagtggcatgtgcacgcgacaaggtaatttcttgttgcatctaaacctaccatgccttatggaatgtaaaatgccgggattacatggtactactctactgagtgtaccgaggatatttgcccttacTAATtacttcgggcccggcttcttttgcacggcgtgccctctctcgctttctctccctgtcagcttcacgttccgccgccgccttacgatccacctcctccatcctcttgcggatctcttcttgctctttcttgcgcttctcctcttgctgttcctcgtgcttcattcggcgccaacgttttgccgcccaccttgcttgttgttccacaaagtcctttgcctgctgcgactacacggtgtcgaaccactgcataaaatcacaaagaggcggaggagactttgtccaacaaaagttagaatcataactcaatgttaggtcactaAGAAAAATAGCGtctgttgtcctgctaccttggcccggtcttgccgtatcgcttaggtggatcatattcgtagttctcacacataaagaacctcatgccgtagtcatatcataaaacctcagattgcatgaacttgcataacgaaccgcagaagcacattggcacatcaattccttcagatacggtggcttcacacttgctccacggaatgtaggttgatcccgACGAAGACATTGGTGcaatagtgtggtgcgccaaatgacgaacaatgatttcaataatgcacatatcgtataccaaatcgatgtgtgaaaatataggtactgtcataattctactgtcttatgctgcaatatcaataaggtactgtcataattctattctaattcataattaatttaaaaacaagtctgtaatagtactcaaattgtaatactaaacgagtgttctaaagcaccaaatctaattcagctaatccgctaattaaattaaattgttatacaatatcaacggattcatacggaagttaccggtagatcacaagtgcggaattcggcagagcttcgccgcttttcttctcctcacccctctcttttttctgaatttttaggctcaaataagaagggaatggcggccagggcttatatagggtgggagaaccctgtcgcccacccaatggcgacaggggcctgtcgtcCGTTGTGGGGGCGACATGCCCCCTCTCCCGggccagggacctctttgcaaattccaaaaaaattacattagggtcctgtcgcccgtgggttgggcgacaggacccctgtcgcccccggcgggggtatttttgaaatatttcagaatgtacatatatttttgaaattttgatttttttaatataaaaaagaaaaaagggcgCTGTGTCGATCGAGACGGCCCATATGACGCCCACCTGGCTGACCATGGAACATGAGCCCACGCCGCAGCTGAAACGATGAGGTCGTCAAGCAGCGGTTTGTTGTGCCCCACCGCCATGCCCGCCGATCTTGACCGACCCGGCAAGGGCGCAAGGCATACCGAAACCTGAACTGAAACGAGGTCGAATCCCCCTTTCCCTTTTCCCGGATCAAGAAAACTCCGGCAGCCGGCAGGTGAGATGAGCGGCAACTTGCGAGCGATGGTGGCCTGGACTGATGGACAGGGTGCCCCTGCGCGGGGTCAATGCCATGCTTCCTGCCAAGAACGGTACAAACAGAGTTGAGCGGTGCCGGGAATTTCTTCACAGATTACGGATATCTTCAAGTATCCACTTATCGATCCGTTTAATCACTCTGTTACTTGTCAGCCAGCCAGCATTGTTTttttcacaccaaatcagcatcaatcagggctctgtttagttcctCTGCGCTACTCGCGTTACAAAAAAAATCttctatgcatggagtactaaatcactctgttcgctgggctggagctggagctggtaactggagtggtgtgagagaaaaatattgttggctggctagagtggtgtgagaggaaaatactgttgggctggagctggGGATGGCTGCCGAACGGAGtgaatgaagtttatttgcaaagtCTTTTcgcggatgagtgtaactttgcgcgacgaatttaatgatagtaattaattgagtgatgctacaataaccatcatCTAATCATGTGGTtaaaagcctcattagattcgtctcgtgaagtAGCACGAGTTGTGGAGTTAAATTTATAAACTGCTTTTATTTATTATCTTtaattattgatcaaaattTACTACATTAACTTGCGCTACACAAACCAAATAGGACCTAGCAGCCAGCCAGCATCACTTTCTCTTAATCAGTAACTGTTACTAGCTAAGATTAGTCGAACAGAACGAATATCTGCAACATTGGTTTTCTCTATTTGTTTATtcaatgatgaaaaagagagtGAATGTACAATGACGATAGCTTTAATTGGTAGAATAACATTTTTGTAAAAAAGGGAAAACTGGTAGGAAGGAAGAAGCCAGGGCAGCGCTGGAGGATTAGCTGGGAGGCACCTTTGGCTGAAAGGGAGGTTTTATCAGCCGAGCTGCGGATTATGGGTGCTAATAACTCCCTAAAAGGCAAAACAAGTCTGGCAATTGTATGCTTGCAAGTCATAACGATCTTTTATTGGTTGGAGATTTGCGCCAGGTCGCCTGGATGAAGTAAAATATCATTTTCTCCGTTTAGAACCGGCGGCGACGATGGCCTGTAGCCTGTAGGGAGTAAAGAATCCAGCATGCCAGCCACCTGCACCGTACTACCTTCTTCTGGTTCCtcttcgtcatcatcatcctcctaCTCGCGACGAAGCAACCAAGGACGAGAGGCGGGGGCGGAGGACCTCCGCCGCAGCCCAATCCGCTAAGGGGTGGAGGGAACAGCCGGCGCAAAGGTCAGCCGTCTCGTCGCGTCGCGTGAGCTTTCTCTccgcccccttttttttttctctaagcGATTGGCTGCGGTACCCGAAATCAAGAACCTGGAGGGCGATAGATTTTACTTTCTTTCCCCCTATTTGGATAATATCTTGTGTTGTCCGAGAAAAGGGATCGCCTTTGCTGCTTGTGCTTAGATAGATTGGGGATTTGTTGAGGGAATTGTTCCGGAAGATGAGTTTGCGAATGGTGCAATGTGAGCGAATCTCGAGCAGACAGGGAATTAGTTTCGTCTTCGTGCCACCCAATGACTTCTGAGGGGTTTTCAATTCCTTTTTTTGGAATAGAATATTGTTCTTCAAATACAAAGTGTGGAACTGGGACCCGATTCTTGAACTAAGAATCTCGACTCCTGATCTCTGCCTTCCCCGTCTCCGAGATCTGCCAGTGCGCCCTTGTCTCCAAGTGGGTCTTCTCTTCACGACAGCTTGCTACTCGTGTTCCTAAAATACCAGAGAAAGTCTTAATCTTTGCATTAGATGCAAAACTTAGCTTTGTTCTTATTCTTGATGCCAATTTATTGTAAGATCTCCATGCCTGCCATTGCCGAACGAAGTTTATTCGCAAATGGGCACTGTAGTCATCATCTTGTTTCATCTCTTCTTGATAAAATTGTTGTTTAGGTGCTGCACTTACTCCTATGGATGATGAGTTGATCCTTCGGTTGTTTGCTTGGGAATCTATATAAATTACCCTTGAACTACAGTGCGTTGTTGATGCATTTTGTTTGTGTGCAATACTTGATCAGGGGAAGGATTGGGAGGATGACAGAAGCTGCAATTACAAGGTATTGGTGCCATGAATGTGAGCACGCTGTTGACTTTGAGGAGGCCATGGTCGAGGCCATGGCTGAGGAGATCAAGTGCCCAGCCTGCGATGGTGGATTCATTGAAGAGATGATTGGCGAGGAATTTGAGAGGTTGACCAGCCAACAGTCAGAGCGGGATTTATCACAATGGGGAACATCTGACAACCCTTTTGAGCAGCCAGGAGCGATAGCTGACagcgaggatgatgatgaagaagaagatgatgatgatatgGGCCGTGAGTTTGAGGGTTTCATCAGGAGGCATCGACGGGCATCAGCCCTTCGTCGGGTACTTGACAGCATCCAAGATGACCTCAGAGCTGACAGGGAAAGGGACAACTCTATTCTGATCAATGCCTTCAACCAGGCCCTTGCTCTGCAAGGCTCAGTGCTCGATCCTGATGAGGCCCGGGATGACCAAGGCAGCTCTAGCAATGATGATGGTTTGCTGGAGGAGTATGTGCtgggggctgggctgggcttgcTGCTTCAACATTTGGCTGAGAGTGACCCAAACCGATATGGTACCCCTCCTGCTAGGAAAGAGGCGGTTGAGGCTTTGCCCACTGTTAAAATCGAAGAGGTTGTCAGCTGTTCAGTCTGccttgatgatcttgagctGGGTTCCCAGGCAAAGCAGATGCCTTGTGAGCATAAGTTCCACTCTCCGTG containing:
- the LOC120665112 gene encoding E3 ubiquitin-protein ligase SIRP1-like; its protein translation is MTEAAITRYWCHECEHAVDFEEAMVEAMAEEIKCPACDGGFIEEMIGEEFERLTSQQSERDLSQWGTSDNPFEQPGAIADSEDDDEEEDDDDMGREFEGFIRRHRRASALRRVLDSIQDDLRADRERDNSILINAFNQALALQGSVLDPDEARDDQGSSSNDDGLLEEYVLGAGLGLLLQHLAESDPNRYGTPPARKEAVEALPTVKIEEVVSCSVCLDDLELGSQAKQMPCEHKFHSPCIMPWLELHSSCPVCRFELPSEEMKDLNEPSNVVRTESIHDEIRADGPGNDSESSNRAWALAPWFNGLFSAPESQTTRGALTDQQPPSATGTNPNAGES